In one window of Deltaproteobacteria bacterium DNA:
- a CDS encoding NfeD family protein yields MPWWGWLSLGIVLMGVELTAVDAAFYLIFVGAAAVLVGVIGLAGLELPVWGQLLAFAILAVVSMVWFRGKLYDRIRGGLPGFEYTVAGRIVSVGEDVPLGAQTRVSFQGTQWTAVNVGSTPILAGAQARVVGRDSLNLSIEGLPGDRVNEPEEGK; encoded by the coding sequence ATGCCTTGGTGGGGCTGGTTGAGTCTGGGAATCGTCTTGATGGGCGTGGAGCTGACGGCTGTCGACGCGGCGTTCTACCTGATCTTCGTCGGGGCCGCCGCGGTCCTGGTGGGGGTCATCGGTCTGGCGGGTCTGGAGCTGCCCGTTTGGGGTCAGTTGTTGGCATTCGCGATCCTGGCGGTGGTGTCCATGGTGTGGTTCCGGGGGAAGCTCTACGACCGGATTCGCGGCGGTCTGCCGGGCTTCGAGTACACGGTGGCCGGCCGGATCGTATCGGTGGGTGAAGACGTGCCTCTCGGCGCACAGACCCGGGTCAGCTTCCAGGGCACGCAGTGGACCGCGGTCAACGTGGGCTCGACGCCGATTCTGGCGGGCGCCCAGGCGCGGGTGGTGGGGAGAGACAGCCTGAATCTGTCCATCGAGGGGCTGCCGGGCGACAGGGTGAACGAACCCGAGGAAGGA